One Hippopotamus amphibius kiboko isolate mHipAmp2 chromosome 12, mHipAmp2.hap2, whole genome shotgun sequence genomic window, AACTACCTGTCTCTCAGCCTTCTCAGAATATTTCTTTGGTTGTACTCTAATATTCACTTTCTTCTTGAGTCTTATAAATCAGAATTCAATAATTGTGTATTAACAACCTATATTTTTCCTGAATTCAGAATTAATAAGCCGTTTGGTTATCTGATTTTTCCAATAGCTCTTTCTAAGTTAAATTCTTTACTACTGTCAATCTGTGTGGGAATAACATTTCTGTGGCAATACTTATTCCTCCCAGTAATCTAGGAGAAAAATTGCAAGGTTCTTCAGTTGCCATTAGTATGGATTTTTGCTGTCTGCACCAGCACTTAGGGAGATTGCTTATTTATTGGGGCTACAGATTGTAAAAAGGACCTTATACAGCATCAAGGTGGCTGCTAGGAAGGGACATAGGACGTTAAAAGGAAGAATGCATGCTCCCAGCTCTACCACTAGCTTACTGTGGAACGTTGGGCCTGGTTTCTTACACCTCTGTGGGCCTCTGTTTTTTTATCATAACATGAGGTGGCTGGACCAGGTATCTGACGTATTTTTTTTAGCAGTACAATTCTTTGAAAGTAAAGAATTGCCTATAATTTGAAGTGAGAGGGAGGTCATATAAGGAGCAAGTTGATATAGGCATCTGGATATGCTCAGGACCTGCTTCAGGTTCTAAGTTCCCATGTGCTAGGGcttttaaaatggatttaaagTAAGGCTTATGAAACTACACAGAGTACAAGATAAAATGTTGTCTAAAAGTGGGACCAATATCAGGGCAAAAGGAAACtaaaggtagaaaagaaaggCTAAGAGtaaggttaaaaacaaaatgagggCTGTGAGCACTTGGATTCTTTGGGGATGTGGGTGTTAGtagataacattttctttattttttcttccccacTAAAAATTCTAAGGTACACCcagttaaaaatgaaagcatCCCAAAGCCAATAAGGATGTCTGTTAAATACACATTCTGTAACAAAATTAATTAGCTTTGTTCTGATATTCTTCAgctttctttgttctctgaatACCATATTCATTAGCCAATCTACAGCTTCTTGCAAGGTGTTATGAATTGTCGGAGCCAGtattcactgcagtattcacaaaaaaggaaacagtgtGGACTCCCTGGTTGAATGTGATAGCGACCTCAAAGATAATGTGGTTTCATAGGAACAGTTCTTTATAATATTGATAGGCCAAACTATGATCAGGTCTTAAAACATCTAAGGGATGGATGATTACATGAAAATCATTATATCAGAACTTTGTAGAAAGCACTTTGGATAAATAGCAATGTTATTAAATTAAGTGGATTTTAACATTTAAGgaatgttaaaattaattttaatgaaatttctttATGCCAAATATTGAGCATTTTATCAGCCTGAAAAGTTGTAAGTAATGCTAAAAATGATAATGCAAATAGATTTCTTCAGAAATAGGGGAGGGGTTAAGCTTAGTTTTGTGTGTGAATTAtacaacttactctcaaatgtgAAATTTATGTTTTAGCACCCCAGATACTCGCCCAGCTGGTCTGGAGGAAGCTGATCAGCAGCCATTGCCTGGAGAACAAGGAATTAACTTGGACAACTCAGGCCCTAAACTGCCAGAATTTTCAAACCGACCACCAGGTGATAAAATGTTAGCTAAAGTTTATATACTTGTCATCGTTTATTTACAGCATTATAAGGCTTTTTTTCAAGGAAacaatagtattttattttgtctacTGCCTAGGCTATTTAGTGATTTAATGTGTCTGGTATTTGGAAACTCTGCCTtgatattaagtaaaaaaattttaaatatagcttctgaaggcatgtgtgtgtgtatgtatgtatgtatctgtgtgtgtgtgtatgtgttttgctCAAATTAGTCTTCATTATTTTAGGTCCTCACAAAATCAGACTAAAGTGTCAAGTGCCTCTTTATTCTTGTCAATATCAGGGTTCTAGTTGGCATCAAAATGGAATAAGattaaatgaaaagatgttttcACTCTAATCCTGCTTGCCTACCTTTCCTGCAGCCTTTCTTCTTGGGGCTTTCTCAAAGCAGAGAACTACCAGggtttaaaataagatttttttaatagaactttTATTATgaatctttaaatataaaaaatctaTAAAGAGTAATAAAAGAGACACTCATGTACTTCCTACCCAGGTTAATAATAAATAGGACCAATATTGTTGAAGCCCTCTATGTTTTACCCTCCtctgattataaaataatattgtcctctaaatgttgaaaattatgttgaaaaggaaaaagtctcctaaaattcattcattccaacCTAGGTATTATAGAACCAAGGCCAGCTGCCACAATGTCTCTTCTATACCTGCTTACTCTTGGCCTGAGCAGTGATTTGtataacttgttttttttttttttttttggcacacgggcttagttgctctgcggcatgtgggatcttcctggagctaggatcgaacccgtgacctctgcattggcaggcggactcttaaccactgcgccacctaggaagccccagcagtGATTTGTAACTTTATTCCCCTGTGACACAGTCAAAGACACACAGGTCTATCACATTTAGGCCACACTTTCATGTGTATACAAAggattgtgttttgtttcttcctttctagttATGCCACCTCCTTTTTGGCATGTAAGTGATGTTATTTTAGGGATAAACTTTAGTCCACtcttaatttatgtattttaaaagtgagtccaaaaaaaaaaaaaaagtaaattcattATGATGTCAATACTTTGTGTTATTTACTACAAATTGTTTGGGCACACCACACTTCCCATCAGTGAGTTGCAGCAGCACGCACAATTGAGGCTGATAGGTCACCAGTCTCTGGTGGGTATGTCCAGAGGCATTGCGAACAGGAAGGTGCCTTCTTCCCTCAGACACATCTGAATTCTTCTATTGAATCCCAGGGGTTCTCACACATATTATTGCTTCCTTTCTACAGTTTGCAAACTGGGAGCCTGTAGGCTGAATTTGGCCTACAATATGTTTGAATGATCATGCAGCATCCTAAACCAAACAGAAACCTGAATTTAAATGCCTTTAGATAGAGCATCAGCTCTGCAGTTAGGCTCTGTCCACAGAACTACTACTGTCTTATACCAGCCCACTTCTCTTCTTCGTTACAGGTCTGGCCCCTAAAGGCATACGAATTTTCATCCCTTGattaataaatttgatttttgatTATGTTATATGCACTGTGTGTATCCTGGCTTTCCCTCTCCACCATTCTGTCACAACAGCCCCAGTCTATCCTCTTATCATTAGTGCCCTTTGAACTGCTGCCTCCAGCTTCCAGAACCTTTGTAGCAGCCATGCCCTTAACTGTTACTTTCGAGAGAGGCTACTGTATTGTCTATGCTGCTCGCTTTGGTATTTATGCTCTCTGGTGGcctaattttaaagataaaggcaTTTGTATCATGGCCCTGACATCAAGGGGCTTCTACAGAAATTACAGTTCTTAACATGGGAACCTGAATTAAACCTATAAAATGCCATATACTGTTGGCTTTTATAGATGTAAAGAAGTTAGTTGGgcctaaaacaaaaaaagttaaaaaaaaaacttcaaaactgGATTCTGCAGGTGGTATTCATGGGTGCCATGTCTATCGTTGGTCAGAAGACATTGATTAGCTGTTAAACACAGGGTGTGGCCTTGTGGACCAGCAGCATTTGATAGCTGCTCTGTGAACATCTTAGGCCAGCACTACTTCTGACTGCCAGAGCCAGCTGCCCTTATGCCTGTACCTTCATAAAACTttcctaatgtatttttcatgcaACAATGAAATAAATCTAGTTTGTGAAATCGTATCCCAGCTGTATGCCCGCTTTTTCCCACCGAACCACCTTTATTCTTGGTTAATGATCTTTCAATCCTTTCTGCTGATTGTATAAGGTTTTGGTTCTAAAATGCCAAATAAAATCTTCACAAAAGAAAGAATCATTTGAGATGTTGCCTTCTAGAAATCTATAAGGCATTGTCTCTCAGAGTTCTTTTCCCGAAATTGTTTTTTATTCCTGAGGGCTGTGCTTCTTGCTTACTTATTCTCCAGTTATGGATTCGTAGAAAATATTTCTGCAAATAGAGTTTTACATGTAAGAGAGTAAATTAATATTCGTAAAAAGAACTTCAGTgccctcattttattttcagtgtgtGTATCAGCTTCTATTAGCTCCTACTATTTATTAAactgatttatgtcagagaggcAGTTTAATTCATTGGGTTTCCCAAAGAATTGAGCCTGAAGGATGCAGCATAGTGTGTGAAGCCAATGGATTGGAGTAATTTTAAATCCCTCTTTCATAAGGAATTGAATCCTAGAATTTTATAACTTACCtctgttgaaagaataaaaaggcTATCTTCAATGCTGGCGTTTTCAACAAAACCAAGTCTTAAAAAAGTTAATCTGTGCTAtcagaaaaaaagtgaatcttAAATGCTTCATTCGCAAGTACAATGAAATGTTTATTATGCCTGCATGAGACCCTAATGCTGGGCAGTCAACCGTTTGCTGTTGCTGgagtttttctcatttcatctgaATGTTTGCCTGGCATAGACTTGGCCAGTTTCAGTGCATAGCACCGTGTCTATTAGAGTCTTAGTACGGTGATGCCTCATTCAAACCCTGAAGACTGAGAAGCTCCAGGTTCTTGATGCTTTGCTTTTTGCTTCCTTAAGCAGTGTGCCTCTTTGCTTATGTCAGAGAGTGAGGGGCTGCCCCTACCCCCCTGGGAACGGGCATGCCTGAGCTGTTTGTGCACAGTCTGTGCCACCTAGATGAATATTGCTTGGCTCTACTCTAAAGGTAGCAAAGCTTTTCTTGCTGAAAATCTAACTTCCCTGATTTTGGGGGCTCGTTTTAGGTTATCCTTCTCAACCAGTTGAACAGAGGCCACTCCAGCAGATGCCCCCTCAGCTCATGCAGCACGTGGCACCCCCACCACAGCCACCACAGCAGCAGCCACAGCCACAACTGCCGCCGCCGCAGCAGCCTCCACCTCCCAGTCAGCCTCAgtctcagcagcagcagcagcagcaaatgaTGATGATGCTCATGATGCAGCAGGACCCCAAATCAGTTAGGCTTCCGGTCTCCCAGAATGTCCATCCGCCAAGGGGCCCCCTGAATCCAGATGCCCAGAGAATGCCCATGCAGCAGAGTGGCAGTGTGCCTGTCATGGTCAGTCTGCAAGGACCTGCCTCCGTGCCGCCGTCACCTGATAAACAAAGAATGCCAATGCCTGTGAATACTCCTTTGGGAAGCAATTCAAGGAAAATGGTATACCAGGAGAACCCCCAGAATCCTTCCAGCTCACCACTGGGAGAGATGTCCTCGCTCCCTGAAGCAAGTGGCAGTGAAGTACCATCTGTCTCAGGAGGCCCAAATAACATACCTTCACATTTAGTGGTTTCCCAGAATCAGTTAATGATGACAGGGCCAAAACCTGGACCATCACCCCTTTCAGCAACTCAAGGTGCAACTCCCCAGCAACCTCCTGTAAATTCCCTACCCAGCTCTCATGGCCACCACTTTGCAAATGTGGCTGCTCCAACCCAAATGTCTAGGCCTAAAACACCAAACAGAGCCAGCCCCAGACCCTATTATCCTCAGACACCCAACAACCGCCCTCCCAGCACAGAACCTTCAGAAATCAGTCTATCACCAGAAAGACTCAATGCCTCCATAGCAGGACTCTTCCCCCCACAGATTAATATTCCTTTACCTCCCAGGCCAAATTTAAACAGGGGCTTTGATCAACAGGGCCTAAATCCAACAACTTTGAAGGCCATTGGGCAAGCACCTTCAAATCTTACTATGAATAATCCTTCCAATTTTGCTGCCCCACAGACTCATAAATTAGATTCTGTGGTGGTGAATTCTGGAAAGCAGTCTAATTCTGGAACAACAAAACGGGCAAGTCCAAGCAACAGTCGCAGGTCTAGTCCTGGATCAAGTAGGAAGACCACCCCAAGTCCTGGGAGACAAAATTCAAAAGCCCCTAAACTTTCTCTTGCCTCTCAAACAAACACAACCTTGTTGCAAAATGTGGAGTTGCCAAGGAATGTATTGGTCAGTCCTACTCCTTTGGCCAATCCCCCTATACCTGGGAGCTTCCCTAACAACAGCGGGCTGAATCCTCAAAATCCtaccatgcctgtggctgcagtAGGGGGTGTTCTCGAGGATAACAAGGAGAGCTTGAATATGCCTCAGGACAGCAACTGCCAGAATTCCCAGGGTAGGAAGGAGCAGGTAGACGTTGAGCTAAAAGCAGTCCCTGCCCAAGAAGTTAAAATGGTTGTCCCTgaagatcaatccaagaaggatGGGCAACCTTCGGATGCTAACAAACTTCCCATTGTTGAAGAGAACAAAAATTTGGTGTCTCCTGCTATGAGGGAAGCACCAACATCGTTAAGTCAACTTCTTGACAACTCTGGAGCTCCTAATGTGACCATTAAACCCCCTGGGCTTACAGATCTGGAAGTAACACCTCCAGTAGTTTCTGGGGAGGACCTGAAAAAAGCATCTGTCATTCCCACACTGCAGGATTCGTCTTCTAAAGAACCCTCTAATTCCCTAAATTTACCTCACAGTAACGAGCCGTGTTCAACCCTTGTGCATCCAGAATTGAGTGAGGTCAGTTCTAATGTTACACCAAACATCCCTCAAGTAATGTCAAGACCTGTCAGCTCTTCCTCCATTTCCACCCCTTTGCCCCCAAATCAGATAACTGTTTTTGTAACTTCCAATCCCATCACAACTTCAGCTAACACATCAGCAGCTCTGCCAACTCACCTGCAGTCTGCATTAATGTCAACAGTCGTCACAATGCCCAATGTGGGTAGCAAGGTTATGGTTTCTGAGGGACAGTCAGCTGCACAGTCAAATGCCCGGCCTCAATTCATTACACCTGTCTTTATCAATTCATCCTCAATAATTCAGGTTATGAAAGGATCACAGCCAAGCACAATTCCTGCAGCCCCACTGACAACCAACTCTGGCTTGATGCCTCCCTCCGTTGCAGTCGTTGGCCCTTTACACATACCTcagaatataaaattttcttctgcTCCTGTATTGCCTAATGCCCCCTCTAGTAGTCCTGCTCCAAACATACAGACTGGTCGACCCTTGGTCCTTAACTCACGAGCCACCCCTGTTCAGCTTCCTTCCCCTCCTTGTACAACTTCTCCAGTTGTCCCTCCTCATCCCCCTGTCCAGCAAGTAAAAGAACTGAATGCAGATGAGACTAGTCCTCAGGTGAGCACCTCAACAGATCAGAGCACTCTGCCCTCTTCACAGGCAACCACAGTGGTTTCTCCCCTTTTGACCAATAGTCCAGGCTCCTCTGTCAACCGGCGAAGCCCAGTCTCATCTAGTAAGGGCAAAGGAAAAGTGGACAAAATCGGCCAGATTTTGCTGACCAAGGCGTGTAAAAAAGTTACAGGCTCTCTTGAGAAAGGGGAAGAGCAATATGGTGCAGATGGAGAGACTGAAGGCCAAGGGCTAGAGACCACAGCTCCAGGGCTCATGGGAACAGAGCAGTTATCCACAGATCTGGACAGTAAAACCCCAACACCCCCAGCACCCACTCTGCTAAAAATGACCTCTAGCCCTGTGGGCCCGGGCTCCGCCTCAGCAGGACCCAGCTTACCTGGCAGTACTCTCCCCACAAATATACGCTCAATAGTAACCAGTCTGGTACCCTCTGAGCTCATCTCTGCGGCGCCGACCACAAAAAGCAATCATGTTGGCATAGCATCTGAGCCACTTGCAGGTGGCCTAGTGGAGGAGAAGGTGGGATCTCATCCAGAGCTTCTACCCAGCATAGGTATGTACTTGGGGCCTGGCATCATCTCGTGTCAATTTTTGATGACCTATCCCTCAAGAGAAAGCATGACTCCTTTTCTACTTGGAGGAAGAAGAATGGGCTAAATGGCAATAGTGATAGTTGCATTTATTTGCAGTACATTGGGAAAtatacttccatttttaaatcCCATGTCGTTTACATTCATTAATATGGTTCTCTCTTAGCTCCCGAAATGATATctgtcatttatataaaatttttcattttacaaaaaaacatttatacacacattaCATCATCTTCATACCAACCATGTCAGGTAGCCCTAACCCCATTCTAGGGGGAAGAAGATTAAAGCTTAGAGTTCAGTATTCAGAGTCTATACTGTGAGCCTCCAGTTTAACCTTGTCCCTTAAGGGTGAACAGCAGCTTCTGCAGGTTCTCCTTACTGTGGTAAAGACTTGCTCTCAGCTGTTCAGAGCAGATTTCTCATAGCGCCTTCCTCTTTGGACTCTATGCCAGGAACTCCTCCCTTCTGACTGGCTACTTCGAGGGAGAGCTTTCCGTAACAGACATGGTTAGGAGCAAAGAGGTTGAGAGAGAGGCTTAGGTCGGTGTCACAGTACCAGCATTTACCAGCTGTCTGGgcttaggcaagttacttgactACTCCAAACTttagtttcctcctttgtaataTGGGGACAATCATAGTTATaagaattcaatgagataatgtatataacaTGCTTAGCACAGGGCTAGAATATAGTAATCATTCAGTAATAGGTAAAGAATTCTTATTACCAGTTTCTTTTTGATGCCATTCCTTTGAAAATTAGACCACTCCATTCATGTATTTCTAGTTCAGATTATTTCCTGTGTACTGGTAAGGTGGGCTAATGATGCAAACGTAGGTGTTTTTacacctcccttccttcccttggcatctccccccacccccgcccccaaacacataatgttcctccttctgtgaGGCTTAAGTGGTACAGAAGCTCTGTTTCCCCAGAGTGGAATCAGCCGAATGTTGCCAAAGCTCAAAGGACCTTGCTGTATCCTAGGCCAGCCAATAGCATCTATCTGTTTATGCAGCTAAAATGTTTCAAGGGGCAGGAAGA contains:
- the NCOA6 gene encoding nuclear receptor coactivator 6 isoform X4; translation: MVLDDLPNLEDIYTSLCSSTVEDSEMDFDSGLEDDDSKSDSILEDSTIFVAFKGNIDDKDFKWKLDTILENVPNLLHMESSKLKVQKVEPWNSVRVTFNIPREAAERLRILAQSNNQQLRDLGILSVQIEGEGAINLALAQNRSQDVRMNGPMGAGNSVRMEAGFPMAGGPGLIRMTSPASVMIPQGGNMSSSMMAPGPNSELQPRTPRPASQSDAMDPLLSGLHIQQQSHPSGSLAPPHHPMQPVPVNRQINPANFPQLQQQQQQQQQQQQQQQQQQQLQARPPQQHQQQQPQGVRPQFTAPTQVPVPPGWNQLPSGALQPPPAQSSLGTMTANQGWKKAPLPGPMQQQLQARPSLATVQTPSHPPPPYPFGSQQASQAHTNFPQMSNPGQFTAPQMKSLQGGPSRVPTPLQQPHLTNKSPASSPSSFQQGSPASSPTVNQTQQQMGPRPPQNNPLPQGFQQPVSSPGRNPMVQQGNVPPNFMVMQQQPPNQGPQSLHPGLGGQANPNFMQGQVPSTTATTPGNSGAPQLQANQNVQHAGGQGAGPPQNQMQVSHGPPNMMQPSLMGIHGNMNNQQAGSSGVPQVNLGNMQGQPQQGPPSQLMSMHQQIVPSQGQMVQQQGTLNPQNPMILSRAQLMPQGQMMVNPQSQNLGPAPQRMTPPKQMLPQQGPQMMAPHNQMIGPQGQILLQQNPMIEQIMTNQMQGNKQQFNTQNQSNVMPGPAQIMRGPTPNMQGNMVQFTGQMSGQMLPQQGPVNNSPSQVMGIQGQVLRPPGPSPHMAQQHGDPATTANNDVSLSQMMPDVSMQQSNMVPPHVQAMQGNSASGNHFSGHGMPFSAPFSGAPNGNQMSCGQNPGFPVNKDVTLTSPLLVNLLQSDISAGHFGVNNKQNNTNANKPKKKKPPRKKKNSQQDLNTPDTRPAGLEEADQQPLPGEQGINLDNSGPKLPEFSNRPPGYPSQPVEQRPLQQMPPQLMQHVAPPPQPPQQQPQPQLPPPQQPPPPSQPQSQQQQQQQMMMMLMMQQDPKSVRLPVSQNVHPPRGPLNPDAQRMPMQQSGSVPVMVSLQGPASVPPSPDKQRMPMPVNTPLGSNSRKMVYQENPQNPSSSPLGEMSSLPEASGSEVPSVSGGPNNIPSHLVVSQNQLMMTGPKPGPSPLSATQGATPQQPPVNSLPSSHGHHFANVAAPTQMSRPKTPNRASPRPYYPQTPNNRPPSTEPSEISLSPERLNASIAGLFPPQINIPLPPRPNLNRGFDQQGLNPTTLKAIGQAPSNLTMNNPSNFAAPQTHKLDSVVVNSGKQSNSGTTKRASPSNSRRSSPGSSRKTTPSPGRQNSKAPKLSLASQTNTTLLQNVELPRNVLVSPTPLANPPIPGSFPNNSGLNPQNPTMPVAAVGGVLEDNKESLNMPQDSNCQNSQGRKEQVDVELKAVPAQEVKMVVPEDQSKKDGQPSDANKLPIVEENKNLVSPAMREAPTSLSQLLDNSGAPNVTIKPPGLTDLEVTPPVVSGEDLKKASVIPTLQDSSSKEPSNSLNLPHSNEPCSTLVHPELSEVSSNVTPNIPQVMSRPVSSSSISTPLPPNQITVFVTSNPITTSANTSAALPTHLQSALMSTVVTMPNVGSKVMVSEGQSAAQSNARPQFITPVFINSSSIIQVMKGSQPSTIPAAPLTTNSGLMPPSVAVVGPLHIPQNIKFSSAPVLPNAPSSSPAPNIQTGRPLVLNSRATPVQLPSPPCTTSPVVPPHPPVQQVKELNADETSPQVSTSTDQSTLPSSQATTVVSPLLTNSPGSSVNRRSPVSSSKGKGKVDKIGQILLTKACKKVTGSLEKGEEQYGADGETEGQGLETTAPGLMGTEQLSTDLDSKTPTPPAPTLLKMTSSPVGPGSASAGPSLPGSTLPTNIRSIVTSLVPSELISAAPTTKSNHVGIASEPLAGGLVEEKVGSHPELLPSIAPSQSLVPKETPATALQGSVPRPELEANAAVVTGQSSEPKEIIEKSKTPSRRNSRTEEPAVASESVENGHRKRSSRPASASSSTKDITSAVQSKRRKSK
- the NCOA6 gene encoding nuclear receptor coactivator 6 isoform X3 gives rise to the protein MVLDDLPNLEDIYTSLCSSTVEDSEMDFDSGLEDDDSKSDSILEDSTIFVAFKGNIDDKDFKWKLDTILENVPNLLHMESSKLKVQKVEPWNSVRVTFNIPREAAERLRILAQSNNQQLRDLGILSVQIEGEGAINLALAQNRSQDVRMNGPMGAGNSVRMEAGFPMAGGPGLIRMTSPASVMIPQGGNMSSSMMAPGPNSELQPRTPRPASQSDAMDPLLSGLHIQQQSHPSGSLAPPHHPMQPVPVNRQINPANFPQLQQQQQQQQQQQQQQQQQQQLQARPPQQHQQQQPQGVRPQFTAPTQVPVPPGWNQLPSGALQPPPAQSSLGTMTANQGWKKAPLPGPMQQQLQARPSLATVQTPSHPPPPYPFGSQQASQAHTNFPQMSNPGQFTAPQMKSLQGGPSRVPTPLQQPHLTNKSPASSPSSFQQGSPASSPTVNQTQQQMGPRPPQNNPLPQGFQQPVSSPGRNPMVQQGNVPPNFMVMQQQPPNQGPQSLHPGLGAGQANPNFMQGQVPSTTATTPGNSGAPQLQANQNVQHAGGQGAGPPQNQMQVSHGPPNMMQPSLMGIHGNMNNQQAGSSGVPQVNLGNMQGQPQQGPPSQLMSMHQQIVPSQGQMVQQQGTLNPQNPMILSRAQLMPQGQMMVNPQSQNLGPAPQRMTPPKQMLPQQGPQMMAPHNQMIGPQGQILLQQNPMIEQIMTNQMQGNKQQFNTQNQSNVMPGPAQIMRGPTPNMQGNMVQFTGQMSGQMLPQQGPVNNSPSQVMGIQGQVLRPPGPSPHMAQQHGDPATTANNDVSLSQMMPDVSMQQSNMVPPHVQAMQGNSASGNHFSGHGMPFSAPFSGAPNGNQMSCGQNPGFPVNKDVTLTSPLLVNLLQSDISAGHFGVNNKQNNTNANKPKKKKPPRKKKNSQQDLNTPDTRPAGLEEADQQPLPGEQGINLDNSGPKLPEFSNRPPGYPSQPVEQRPLQQMPPQLMQHVAPPPQPPQQQPQPQLPPPQQPPPPSQPQSQQQQQQQMMMMLMMQQDPKSVRLPVSQNVHPPRGPLNPDAQRMPMQQSGSVPVMVSLQGPASVPPSPDKQRMPMPVNTPLGSNSRKMVYQENPQNPSSSPLGEMSSLPEASGSEVPSVSGGPNNIPSHLVVSQNQLMMTGPKPGPSPLSATQGATPQQPPVNSLPSSHGHHFANVAAPTQMSRPKTPNRASPRPYYPQTPNNRPPSTEPSEISLSPERLNASIAGLFPPQINIPLPPRPNLNRGFDQQGLNPTTLKAIGQAPSNLTMNNPSNFAAPQTHKLDSVVVNSGKQSNSGTTKRASPSNSRRSSPGSSRKTTPSPGRQNSKAPKLSLASQTNTTLLQNVELPRNVLVSPTPLANPPIPGSFPNNSGLNPQNPTMPVAAVGGVLEDNKESLNMPQDSNCQNSQGRKEQVDVELKAVPAQEVKMVVPEDQSKKDGQPSDANKLPIVEENKNLVSPAMREAPTSLSQLLDNSGAPNVTIKPPGLTDLEVTPPVVSGEDLKKASVIPTLQDSSSKEPSNSLNLPHSNEPCSTLVHPELSEVSSNVTPNIPQVMSRPVSSSSISTPLPPNQITVFVTSNPITTSANTSAALPTHLQSALMSTVVTMPNVGSKVMVSEGQSAAQSNARPQFITPVFINSSSIIQVMKGSQPSTIPAAPLTTNSGLMPPSVAVVGPLHIPQNIKFSSAPVLPNAPSSSPAPNIQTGRPLVLNSRATPVQLPSPPCTTSPVVPPHPPVQQVKELNADETSPQVSTSTDQSTLPSSQATTVVSPLLTNSPGSSVNRRSPVSSSKGKGKVDKIGQILLTKACKKVTGSLEKGEEQYGADGETEGQGLETTAPGLMGTEQLSTDLDSKTPTPPAPTLLKMTSSPVGPGSASAGPSLPGSTLPTNIRSIVTSLVPSELISAAPTTKSNHVGIASEPLAGGLVEEKVGSHPELLPSIAPSQSLVPKETPATALQGSVPRPELEANAAVVTGQSSEPKEIIEKSKTPSRRNSRTEEPAVASESVENGHRKRSSRPASASSSTKDITSAVQSKRRKSK
- the NCOA6 gene encoding nuclear receptor coactivator 6 isoform X2 — translated: MVLDDLPNLEDIYTSLCSSTVEDSEMDFDSGLEDDDSKSDSILEDSTIFVAFKGNIDDKDFKWKLDTILENVPNLLHMESSKLKVQKVEPWNSVRVTFNIPREAAERLRILAQSNNQQLRDLGILSVQIEGEGAINLALAQNRSQDVRMNGPMGAGNSVRMEAGFPMAGGPGLIRMTSPASVMIPQGGNMSSSMMAPGPNSELQPRTPRPASQSDAMDPLLSGLHIQQQSHPSGSLAPPHHPMQPVPVNRQINPANFPQLQQQQQQQQQQQQQQQQQQQLQARPPQQHQQQQPQGVRPQFTAPTQVPVPPGWNQLPSGALQPPPAQSSLGTMTANQGWKKAPLPGPMQQQLQARPSLATVQTPSHPPPPYPFGSQQASQAHTNFPQMSNPGQFTAPQMKSLQGGPSRVPTPLQQPHLTNKSPASSPSSFQQGSPASSPTVNQTQQQMGPRPPQNNPLPQGFQQPVSSPGRNPMVQQGNVPPNFMVMQQQPPNQGPQSLHPGLGGMPKRLPPGFSAGQANPNFMQGQVPSTTATTPGNSGAPQLQANQNVQHAGGQGAGPPQNQMQVSHGPPNMMQPSLMGIHGNMNNQQAGSSGVPQVNLGNMQGQPQQGPPSQLMSMHQQIVPSQGQMVQQQGTLNPQNPMILSRAQLMPQGQMMVNPQSQNLGPAPQRMTPPKQMLPQQGPQMMAPHNQMIGPQGQILLQQNPMIEQIMTNQMQGNKQQFNTQNQSNVMPGPAQIMRGPTPNMQGNMVQFTGQMSGQMLPQQGPVNNSPSQVMGIQGQVLRPPGPSPHMAQQHGDPATTANNDVSLSQMMPDVSMQQSNMVPPHVQAMQGNSASGNHFSGHGMPFSAPFSGAPNGNQMSCGQNPGFPVNKDVTLTSPLLVNLLQSDISAGHFGVNNKQNNTNANKPKKKKPPRKKKNSQQDLNTPDTRPAGLEEADQQPLPGEQGINLDNSGPKLPEFSNRPPGYPSQPVEQRPLQQMPPQLMQHVAPPPQPPQQQPQPQLPPPQQPPPPSQPQSQQQQQQQMMMMLMMQQDPKSVRLPVSQNVHPPRGPLNPDAQRMPMQQSGSVPVMVSLQGPASVPPSPDKQRMPMPVNTPLGSNSRKMVYQENPQNPSSSPLGEMSSLPEASGSEVPSVSGGPNNIPSHLVVSQNQLMMTGPKPGPSPLSATQGATPQQPPVNSLPSSHGHHFANVAAPTQMSRPKTPNRASPRPYYPQTPNNRPPSTEPSEISLSPERLNASIAGLFPPQINIPLPPRPNLNRGFDQQGLNPTTLKAIGQAPSNLTMNNPSNFAAPQTHKLDSVVVNSGKQSNSGTTKRASPSNSRRSSPGSSRKTTPSPGRQNSKAPKLSLASQTNTTLLQNVELPRNVLVSPTPLANPPIPGSFPNNSGLNPQNPTMPVAAVGGVLEDNKESLNMPQDSNCQNSQGRKEQVDVELKAVPAQEVKMVVPEDQSKKDGQPSDANKLPIVEENKNLVSPAMREAPTSLSQLLDNSGAPNVTIKPPGLTDLEVTPPVVSGEDLKKASVIPTLQDSSSKEPSNSLNLPHSNEPCSTLVHPELSEVSSNVTPNIPQVMSRPVSSSSISTPLPPNQITVFVTSNPITTSANTSAALPTHLQSALMSTVVTMPNVGSKVMVSEGQSAAQSNARPQFITPVFINSSSIIQVMKGSQPSTIPAAPLTTNSGLMPPSVAVVGPLHIPQNIKFSSAPVLPNAPSSSPAPNIQTGRPLVLNSRATPVQLPSPPCTTSPVVPPHPPVQQVKELNADETSPQVSTSTDQSTLPSSQATTVVSPLLTNSPGSSVNRRSPVSSSKGKGKVDKIGQILLTKACKKVTGSLEKGEEQYGADGETEGQGLETTAPGLMGTEQLSTDLDSKTPTPPAPTLLKMTSSPVGPGSASAGPSLPGSTLPTNIRSIVTSLVPSELISAAPTTKSNHVGIASEPLAGGLVEEKVGSHPELLPSIAPSQSLVPKETPATALQGSVPRPELEANAAVVTGQSEPKEIIEKSKTPSRRNSRTEEPAVASESVENGHRKRSSRPASASSSTKDITSAVQSKRRKSK